A single region of the Psychrobacter alimentarius genome encodes:
- the coaBC gene encoding bifunctional phosphopantothenoylcysteine decarboxylase/phosphopantothenate--cysteine ligase CoaBC, with the protein MSNIVLAITGGIAAYKSAIFARLLVKSGFDVRVIMTTGAQAFITPLTLQALTGNEVHVSLLDEKAEAGMGHIELAKWADLVVIAPASANTLARLSMGMADDLLTTVCLATTAPVLIAPAMNQQMWAHPAVNLNVQTLRDMNYQIIQPASGEQACGDVGAGRLPEPEQLLAEVLLFTAMQTTPQLLAGKRVVITAGATVEAIDPVRYLSNHSTGKMGFALARACVAAGAEVILIAGGKVALPTPLNVKRIDVLSAKEMLLAAQQCVDGTHHELQFMFEEEHDHDHDHHHEHHHEHDHHDDCDCDDEHSEHSEAHAVTSNESVRDADVFIATAAVADYRTEEAAPQKIKKTQEAMTLSLVKNPDILATISLAHPELFVVGFAAETQDVERYARGKLISKDLDLIACNDVSRADIGFASDDNAMQVFFSEHYKRESVTLDKASKDHIAEQLVTIIGEAIWQRHDD; encoded by the coding sequence ATGTCCAATATTGTGCTTGCTATCACTGGCGGTATCGCCGCTTACAAATCTGCTATTTTTGCTCGCTTATTAGTTAAGTCGGGCTTTGATGTGCGTGTCATTATGACCACAGGCGCACAAGCTTTTATCACTCCTTTGACGCTGCAAGCGCTGACGGGCAATGAGGTACATGTCTCATTGCTTGACGAAAAAGCAGAAGCAGGCATGGGACATATTGAATTGGCGAAATGGGCCGACTTAGTCGTTATTGCTCCCGCTTCTGCCAATACGCTTGCTCGACTTTCGATGGGTATGGCCGATGATTTATTGACCACGGTGTGCCTTGCCACGACAGCACCTGTTCTCATTGCACCAGCCATGAACCAGCAGATGTGGGCGCATCCAGCAGTGAATCTGAACGTACAGACATTGCGCGATATGAATTATCAGATCATCCAACCAGCAAGTGGTGAGCAAGCGTGCGGAGATGTGGGTGCAGGGCGTTTGCCTGAGCCTGAACAATTACTGGCTGAAGTTCTTTTATTTACAGCCATGCAGACGACGCCGCAGCTATTGGCTGGCAAAAGAGTCGTGATTACAGCAGGTGCAACGGTAGAAGCCATTGACCCAGTACGTTACTTATCGAATCACTCTACTGGCAAGATGGGTTTTGCACTGGCACGTGCTTGCGTCGCTGCTGGTGCTGAAGTGATTTTAATTGCTGGCGGTAAAGTGGCTTTGCCGACGCCACTGAATGTTAAACGTATCGATGTGTTGTCTGCTAAAGAGATGTTACTTGCTGCACAGCAGTGCGTCGATGGCACCCATCACGAGCTTCAGTTTATGTTTGAAGAGGAACATGACCACGATCACGACCATCATCATGAGCACCACCACGAGCATGATCATCATGATGACTGCGACTGCGATGATGAGCACAGTGAACATAGCGAAGCACATGCAGTTACTAGCAATGAGAGTGTAAGAGACGCTGATGTCTTCATTGCGACTGCGGCTGTGGCGGACTATCGTACCGAGGAAGCCGCCCCACAAAAAATCAAAAAGACCCAAGAGGCAATGACGCTCAGTTTGGTCAAAAATCCTGATATTTTAGCCACTATCTCGCTTGCTCATCCTGAGCTGTTTGTCGTGGGTTTTGCGGCGGAGACACAGGATGTTGAGCGTTATGCACGTGGTAAGCTGATTTCTAAAGACTTAGATTTGATTGCTTGCAATGATGTGTCACGAGCCGATATTGGCTTTGCTAGTGATGACAACGCCATGCAAGTATTCTTTTCTGAGCATTACAAGCGCGAGTCAGTCACACTAGACAAGGCAAGCAAAGATCACATTGCTGAGCAATTAGTGACTATTATTGGTGAAGCAATCTGGCAACGCCATGATGATTAA
- the radC gene encoding RadC family protein, whose product MAIKDWHEEDRPREKLLKFGATHLTDAEILAIFLRTGTQSQSAIELARHLIEKFGSLAELLAAPQDIVLGCHGMGPAKYAQILASLEMGTRYLDSKLKTGQALGRSQVVKDYISTQLRGEHREVFAVLCLDNGLKLLDFEILFTGGISSCSVCIKHVLRHALSHATSQLIVAHNHPNTDAKPSTADNLLTYELKKACDLLDIALVDHIIVGRNDTLSYAESGLAPFN is encoded by the coding sequence ATGGCAATTAAAGACTGGCATGAAGAAGACAGACCACGCGAAAAACTACTGAAATTTGGGGCAACACACCTTACCGATGCAGAGATTTTGGCCATATTTTTACGTACAGGAACACAATCACAGTCCGCCATTGAGCTGGCCCGCCATTTGATCGAAAAGTTTGGCAGCTTGGCTGAATTGTTAGCAGCGCCTCAAGACATCGTTTTGGGTTGTCATGGTATGGGGCCTGCCAAATATGCGCAGATACTTGCTTCGCTTGAGATGGGTACACGCTACTTAGACAGTAAGCTTAAAACTGGTCAAGCGCTTGGACGCTCTCAAGTGGTGAAAGACTATATTAGTACGCAGTTACGCGGTGAGCATCGTGAAGTCTTTGCCGTTCTGTGTTTAGATAATGGGCTCAAGCTTTTAGATTTTGAAATATTGTTTACAGGTGGTATTTCATCGTGTTCTGTCTGCATCAAACATGTATTACGGCATGCTTTGAGCCATGCTACCAGCCAGCTTATTGTCGCTCATAATCATCCAAATACCGATGCCAAACCTTCAACGGCTGATAACTTATTGACTTATGAGCTCAAAAAAGCGTGTGATTTATTGGATATAGCGCTTGTCGATCACATCATTGTTGGACGAAACGATACTTTATCTTATGCGGAAAGCGGCTTAGCACCATTTAATTAA
- a CDS encoding dicarboxylate/amino acid:cation symporter: MWKNMGLTGKIIVAMVLGIILGLFINYSGLNTEGSFVHTYITNGFFAIIGKLFVNSLKMLVVPLVLISLICGVCGIGDIRLLGRIGSRTFFIYMMTTALAIATAIGLGIVFGIGKGMDIATEAAFEAESAPPLLDVFSNIIPSNPISAMANGDMLSIIFFAILIGISILMVGKPAKGLVQSLELINEVILKMVTIIMNLAPYGVFALLAKAMSELGLDLIWSLLGYVAVLVGSLAFHFFITMMIVLKLFSGLSVKTFLTKMREVQIFAFSTSSSNATIPITLRTVTKRMGVDNSVASFTVPFGATINMDGTAIMQGTATIFIANIYGIDLGVTDYLVVILMSVLASIGTAGVPGVGLIMLSMVFAQVGLPIEGIGLILGVDRILDMLRTAVNVGGDAAVTAIVAKSEGKMDLAIYNDPDAGTKDVFDGHIDENNEREFSEVFHDGVMGSEYDDVDRRR; encoded by the coding sequence ATGTGGAAAAATATGGGACTGACAGGCAAGATCATTGTTGCCATGGTGCTCGGTATTATACTGGGTCTATTTATAAACTATTCAGGACTGAACACTGAAGGCAGTTTTGTTCATACGTATATCACAAATGGTTTTTTCGCTATTATTGGCAAGCTGTTTGTTAACTCACTAAAAATGTTGGTCGTTCCATTAGTATTGATCTCACTGATTTGCGGTGTTTGCGGCATTGGTGATATCCGACTGCTTGGTCGTATCGGTAGCAGAACGTTTTTCATCTATATGATGACAACGGCACTAGCCATTGCCACTGCGATTGGACTTGGTATTGTATTTGGTATCGGTAAAGGCATGGACATCGCAACTGAAGCGGCATTTGAAGCTGAGTCAGCACCGCCTCTGTTAGATGTATTTTCTAACATCATTCCATCAAACCCCATCAGTGCGATGGCGAATGGTGACATGCTATCGATTATTTTCTTTGCTATCTTAATCGGTATCAGTATTTTGATGGTTGGTAAGCCTGCCAAAGGCTTGGTACAAAGCTTAGAGCTGATTAATGAAGTCATCTTAAAGATGGTAACCATCATTATGAACCTTGCCCCATATGGTGTTTTTGCCTTATTGGCCAAGGCTATGTCAGAGCTTGGTTTGGACCTTATTTGGTCATTACTTGGCTACGTTGCCGTACTTGTTGGCTCATTGGCTTTCCACTTCTTTATCACCATGATGATTGTGCTCAAGCTATTTTCAGGCTTGTCTGTCAAAACGTTTTTGACAAAAATGCGCGAAGTGCAAATTTTTGCCTTCAGTACGTCAAGCTCAAACGCGACCATCCCTATTACTTTACGTACCGTCACCAAACGAATGGGGGTCGATAACTCAGTTGCTTCCTTTACCGTTCCTTTTGGTGCGACCATCAACATGGATGGTACGGCTATCATGCAAGGGACGGCGACCATTTTCATTGCCAATATCTATGGCATTGATTTGGGCGTGACCGATTATCTGGTCGTGATTCTCATGTCGGTACTGGCCTCTATCGGAACTGCAGGTGTGCCTGGTGTTGGTCTGATTATGTTGTCAATGGTATTTGCACAAGTGGGCTTACCTATCGAAGGTATCGGCTTAATCCTAGGTGTGGACCGTATCCTTGATATGTTACGTACTGCTGTAAACGTCGGCGGTGATGCGGCGGTGACTGCTATCGTGGCAAAATCAGAAGGTAAGATGGACTTAGCGATTTATAATGACCCTGATGCTGGCACCAAAGATGTATTCGATGGTCACATTGATGAAAACAATGAACGCGAATTCTCTGAAGTCTTCCATGATGGAGTAATGGGTAGTGAGTATGATGATGTTGATCGTCGTCGTTAA
- a CDS encoding sulfite exporter TauE/SafE family protein produces MTGLFADDSTQTLLLVAVFALASLLHGISGLGATLVTTTALASIYPLQHAIVLVIFPSLVVNVMTWLAGGGRTIWQNFIYYGRRYWLLALTSLVGSILGAKLLLWIDSAYILLALAAVIGFYVISTLLGKQFRLPDTKPVLIIVGFSAGVIGGATNAMSTVLMMYLLSASDDKNTIAKVGNMCYFLGKVAQVIVLREPLMALSSGEWQLITVLSILSIVALLVGIRLRRYLPQARFRQLILLILTVLGIRVGWQGIVAFF; encoded by the coding sequence ATGACGGGACTGTTCGCTGACGATAGCACGCAGACGTTATTGCTGGTTGCTGTTTTTGCGTTGGCGTCCTTGTTACATGGTATCAGCGGGCTAGGTGCGACTTTGGTGACGACCACTGCGCTTGCTAGTATTTATCCGTTGCAACATGCCATTGTCTTGGTTATTTTCCCCTCTTTAGTGGTCAATGTGATGACTTGGCTGGCTGGCGGCGGACGTACGATTTGGCAAAACTTTATTTATTATGGCAGACGTTATTGGTTGCTTGCGTTAACCAGCTTGGTTGGCAGTATTTTGGGCGCAAAGCTGCTATTGTGGATAGACAGTGCTTATATTTTGCTAGCATTAGCCGCTGTTATTGGCTTTTATGTCATCAGTACCTTATTGGGTAAGCAGTTTCGTTTGCCCGATACTAAGCCCGTACTGATCATTGTTGGGTTTAGTGCAGGTGTCATTGGCGGGGCCACCAATGCCATGTCTACTGTGCTGATGATGTACTTGTTGTCTGCCAGCGACGATAAAAACACGATCGCCAAAGTGGGCAATATGTGCTATTTTTTGGGCAAAGTTGCTCAAGTTATCGTTCTACGTGAGCCTCTTATGGCACTAAGTAGTGGGGAATGGCAGCTAATTACAGTGCTAAGCATATTGTCTATCGTTGCGCTTTTGGTTGGTATTCGTCTGCGTCGTTATCTGCCGCAAGCTCGCTTTCGTCAGCTTATTTTGTTGATTTTGACAGTACTTGGTATACGCGTAGGCTGGCAAGGAATTGTCGCTTTTTTCTAA
- a CDS encoding DUF2905 domain-containing protein, with translation MAKILIGLGILLVIIGVIWLLFPNAFSWIGNLPGDIKHTSGNTRVYFPVVTMIVISIVATILLNIFNR, from the coding sequence ATGGCAAAAATACTGATAGGTTTGGGCATACTGCTGGTGATTATCGGCGTTATTTGGCTGTTGTTTCCCAATGCATTTTCGTGGATAGGCAATCTGCCAGGCGATATTAAGCACACTTCAGGCAACACACGGGTGTATTTTCCTGTGGTTACCATGATCGTTATCAGTATTGTCGCTACTATCTTATTAAATATTTTTAACCGCTAA
- a CDS encoding acyl-CoA dehydrogenase yields the protein MAIGLFILAIIIQLAVVLAIFLLSLSRVTGSIAALVTVIVTAIISPWSLLLGIPIALLCLVLLVTPLRQSLITKRVYKTLGGAMPSMSDTEREALDAGTSWWEKELFMGAPNWDTFAQYPYPTLSEREQSFIDNEVETLCAMLDEWKIQHEDKELSPEAWQFIKSNGFLGLIIPKEFGGLEFSSYAQSRVMSKIASRSPTAAVTCMVPNSLGPGELLMHYGTDEQKQRWLPGLAKGDEVPCFGLTGPEAGSDAGAIPDTGVVCYGMHEGEQVLGLRMNFSKRWITLAPIATVVGLAFKMHDPEGLLGNPKKTDYGITCALVPAKHKGVMIGPRHNPIGSPFMNGTVDGKDVFIPLDYIIGGVENAGRGWRMLMECLGVGRGISLPALSTSASEMTYLSVGAFAKVREQFKISVGKFEGVQDATSRMASNTYMLEAFRHLVTCGLNQGGTPSVMTAMAKYYATETMRGVVNDGMDVVGGRAVQMGPRNFLATPYQAIPVSITVEGANILTRSLMIFGQGAMRCHPYLFDELQLLQSEDKEGALKQFDNLFFKHLGYTFNRGAKAFVAGYVGGSNHAPSFADNFTRPYYKHINRLSAGFALTADMALGLLAGDLKRKEMLSGRLADIHGHLFISTAILQFYQHGTKSEAERLHAEVALQNSLYTIQEAFLSLFDNFPNRMAASVVSFVTFPSGRIFTPPSDELKRQLGDVFMDDFEANPFRDYLKTMVYYNTDADDVTGRMENAYQALVGIEPLWQKFKKAEHKDSFEGLTFEDHVVYASQKGDITEEEAEVLIQYNALRFDSLLTDVFDKHLLKAQVRCNPHSLDNAVHQLTDYAQLKNDAQTRNGIIPDSDVASDNLAVSDTDSVDKKTGDANPNHGYESDGDVEMVSEQNTVEEVRTQTDFGDTNPDAEALDHRHRDAASHLNERMSNNHSMRKHSIDDIEPIEQTDTPEKSDMVKNRVEEPAITDTASTTDTTDNIDSKWQDGLRRDENDKT from the coding sequence ATGGCCATTGGCTTATTTATTTTGGCAATCATCATTCAATTAGCCGTGGTTCTGGCCATCTTTTTGTTGTCTTTGTCTCGAGTGACTGGCAGCATTGCTGCGCTCGTAACGGTTATTGTGACCGCAATAATCAGTCCTTGGTCGCTCCTTTTAGGTATACCGATCGCCCTGCTTTGCTTGGTTCTTCTTGTGACGCCGCTGCGACAGTCTCTGATCACCAAGCGTGTTTATAAAACCTTGGGCGGTGCCATGCCAAGTATGAGTGACACGGAGCGTGAAGCCCTAGATGCAGGTACCAGCTGGTGGGAAAAAGAGCTATTCATGGGCGCACCCAATTGGGATACATTTGCCCAATATCCGTATCCGACCCTATCAGAAAGAGAGCAAAGCTTTATTGATAATGAAGTAGAAACGCTTTGCGCCATGCTAGACGAGTGGAAAATTCAGCATGAGGACAAAGAGCTGTCACCTGAAGCTTGGCAATTCATTAAGAGCAATGGCTTTTTAGGTCTTATTATTCCAAAAGAGTTCGGTGGTCTAGAATTTAGCTCTTACGCTCAAAGCCGTGTGATGAGTAAAATCGCCTCGCGCTCACCAACAGCTGCGGTGACCTGTATGGTGCCAAACTCACTCGGTCCTGGTGAGCTGTTGATGCATTATGGTACGGATGAGCAAAAACAGCGCTGGCTGCCAGGTTTGGCAAAAGGGGATGAAGTGCCTTGTTTTGGCTTGACGGGCCCTGAGGCAGGTTCTGATGCGGGCGCTATTCCTGATACGGGTGTGGTCTGCTATGGCATGCATGAAGGCGAGCAAGTGCTTGGTCTGCGTATGAATTTCTCAAAACGCTGGATTACCTTGGCCCCTATCGCGACAGTTGTGGGCTTGGCATTCAAAATGCATGACCCAGAAGGTTTATTGGGTAACCCGAAAAAGACCGACTATGGTATTACTTGTGCGCTGGTACCCGCCAAGCATAAAGGTGTCATGATAGGACCGCGTCATAATCCCATCGGCTCGCCTTTCATGAACGGTACGGTCGATGGTAAAGATGTCTTTATCCCATTGGATTACATCATTGGCGGCGTCGAAAATGCAGGTCGCGGCTGGCGTATGCTAATGGAGTGCTTGGGCGTTGGCCGTGGTATCTCCTTGCCTGCCCTATCCACATCTGCCAGTGAAATGACGTATTTGTCTGTCGGTGCGTTTGCCAAAGTGCGCGAACAGTTTAAAATCTCGGTTGGTAAGTTTGAAGGGGTGCAAGACGCGACCAGCCGTATGGCCAGTAATACTTATATGCTAGAGGCATTCCGTCATTTGGTCACGTGCGGTCTGAACCAAGGTGGTACACCATCTGTTATGACAGCCATGGCAAAATACTATGCCACTGAAACCATGCGCGGTGTGGTCAATGATGGTATGGATGTCGTCGGTGGTCGTGCGGTACAGATGGGTCCGCGCAACTTTTTGGCGACGCCTTATCAAGCAATTCCTGTCTCTATCACGGTTGAGGGCGCCAATATTTTGACACGCTCGTTGATGATTTTTGGTCAAGGTGCCATGCGCTGCCACCCTTATCTGTTTGATGAGCTGCAACTGCTGCAAAGTGAAGATAAAGAAGGCGCGCTTAAGCAATTCGACAATTTATTCTTTAAGCATTTGGGTTATACCTTCAATCGCGGCGCCAAAGCTTTTGTCGCAGGCTATGTCGGCGGTAGCAATCATGCTCCAAGTTTCGCTGATAACTTTACCCGTCCTTATTACAAGCACATCAATCGCTTGAGTGCAGGATTTGCTCTGACTGCTGATATGGCATTGGGTTTACTCGCAGGCGATCTAAAACGCAAAGAGATGCTGTCTGGTCGATTGGCTGATATTCATGGGCACTTATTTATCAGCACCGCTATCTTGCAGTTTTACCAGCATGGCACTAAGTCAGAAGCTGAACGTTTGCATGCTGAGGTGGCGCTACAAAACAGCTTATATACCATTCAAGAAGCTTTCTTATCGCTCTTTGACAACTTCCCAAATCGTATGGCGGCAAGCGTGGTAAGTTTTGTGACCTTCCCAAGTGGTCGTATCTTTACGCCGCCAAGTGATGAGCTCAAACGTCAGTTAGGGGATGTTTTCATGGACGATTTTGAGGCCAACCCTTTCCGTGACTATCTCAAAACCATGGTCTACTACAATACTGATGCAGATGATGTGACTGGCCGCATGGAAAATGCTTATCAAGCTCTTGTTGGCATCGAACCCTTATGGCAGAAATTCAAAAAAGCCGAGCATAAGGACAGCTTTGAAGGTCTTACGTTTGAAGACCATGTGGTTTATGCCAGCCAAAAAGGAGATATCACGGAAGAAGAAGCAGAAGTGCTTATTCAATACAATGCCTTGCGCTTTGACTCGCTATTAACGGATGTGTTCGACAAGCATCTATTGAAAGCGCAAGTACGTTGTAACCCCCACAGTCTTGATAATGCGGTACATCAACTCACTGATTATGCCCAATTAAAAAATGACGCTCAGACCAGAAATGGTATCATCCCTGACAGCGATGTTGCCTCAGATAATCTGGCGGTGTCTGACACTGACAGTGTTGATAAAAAGACTGGTGATGCCAATCCCAACCATGGTTATGAGAGCGATGGCGATGTAGAGATGGTTTCTGAACAAAACACAGTTGAAGAAGTGCGCACTCAAACTGACTTTGGTGACACCAATCCCGATGCAGAAGCACTGGATCATCGCCACCGTGATGCTGCCTCTCATTTAAATGAGCGCATGAGTAATAATCATAGCATGCGTAAACACAGTATCGATGATATCGAACCTATAGAGCAAACCGATACTCCTGAAAAATCAGACATGGTAAAAAACCGCGTAGAAGAGCCGGCTATCACCGATACCGCCAGTACTACCGACACCACCGATAACATTGATAGCAAGTGGCAAGATGGTCTACGTCGTGACGAGAATGACAAGACTTAA
- a CDS encoding YbjN domain-containing protein, which yields MSQRNKLSLWQKIKRFLTTSAPQSVIDGANEPTTSAVKEDVAPSKSHEVFRSTRHSDDGDKNDLSEIDAVSDMNTGHKHSQTMPSDSSADQHKPHHTPIVDFLKTYFNEKQWHYTHYRPKTNDGQQSHHLSLRMRHKDLNCGYLFRAQEESKLLAVYGVLPFLIPESHQSAAMLLITQLNYDMLIGNLEIDVNDGEIRYKNAIDVEAAGIDEKIIDHLLQSVVAMTTVAHELFSNLVNNQDPEEDLQTLLMTLRQDIDSRTFFLPTQFVQ from the coding sequence ATGAGCCAACGTAATAAACTCAGCTTGTGGCAAAAAATCAAACGATTTTTGACGACGTCCGCACCGCAATCTGTCATTGATGGTGCTAACGAACCAACGACATCTGCCGTTAAAGAGGATGTGGCACCTTCAAAAAGCCATGAGGTATTCCGCAGTACTAGGCATAGTGATGACGGAGACAAAAATGACCTTAGCGAAATTGACGCTGTCTCTGATATGAACACTGGTCATAAACACTCGCAAACGATGCCTTCTGATTCTTCTGCTGACCAACATAAGCCTCACCATACACCGATTGTTGATTTCTTAAAAACCTATTTTAATGAAAAGCAATGGCACTATACGCACTATCGACCCAAAACCAATGATGGTCAGCAATCGCATCATTTGTCACTGCGAATGCGTCATAAAGACCTCAACTGTGGCTACCTGTTTCGCGCTCAAGAAGAGAGCAAACTGCTGGCCGTCTATGGTGTGTTGCCGTTCTTGATACCAGAGAGTCATCAGAGCGCTGCGATGTTATTAATCACTCAGCTCAATTACGACATGCTGATTGGCAATCTAGAAATAGATGTCAATGATGGTGAGATACGCTACAAAAACGCCATCGATGTTGAAGCAGCGGGTATTGATGAGAAAATTATCGATCATTTACTACAAAGCGTGGTTGCTATGACGACAGTCGCCCATGAATTGTTCAGTAACTTGGTCAATAATCAAGATCCAGAAGAAGACCTGCAAACTTTACTGATGACATTGCGCCAAGACATAGATTCACGCACGTTTTTTTTGCCCACGCAGTTCGTGCAGTAA
- a CDS encoding TSUP family transporter gives MDVSLSLEIILMLTAVAVLAGFIDAIAGGGGLLTIPAMLLANIPPVLTLGTNKLQAASGALAASITMIRKGVVKPQRIKVAIIAAFIGSVIGTIAVQMSPPDLLEKLIPFLIAAIGIYTLFAPKLGEVEATPRISEGMWQKVAAPVIGFYDGYIGPGTGMFFALGNVALRGRQIIEATGAAKVLNLSTNIGSLIFFILGGNVLWKVGLAMMVGQAVGAYFGSHMVVKGGSKLIRPLIVLVCLAMITKYVMG, from the coding sequence ATGGACGTATCCCTCTCTTTAGAGATTATCTTAATGCTTACCGCTGTGGCGGTGCTAGCCGGTTTTATCGATGCGATTGCTGGTGGCGGCGGTCTATTAACCATACCTGCCATGTTACTCGCTAACATTCCACCCGTCTTGACGCTTGGTACCAATAAGTTACAAGCTGCCTCTGGCGCGCTAGCCGCCTCTATTACAATGATTAGAAAAGGGGTGGTTAAGCCTCAACGTATTAAAGTCGCTATCATTGCCGCTTTTATCGGTTCTGTGATTGGTACTATTGCCGTCCAAATGTCACCACCAGATTTGCTTGAAAAACTGATTCCATTTTTGATTGCTGCTATCGGGATTTATACGTTATTTGCCCCCAAGCTTGGAGAAGTAGAAGCAACACCGCGCATCTCAGAAGGGATGTGGCAAAAAGTGGCGGCACCTGTGATTGGTTTTTATGATGGTTATATTGGACCTGGGACCGGAATGTTCTTTGCGCTTGGTAATGTAGCATTACGTGGCCGTCAGATTATTGAGGCAACTGGTGCTGCTAAAGTGTTGAACCTATCTACCAATATTGGCTCATTAATATTTTTTATCTTGGGCGGCAACGTTCTGTGGAAGGTAGGATTGGCGATGATGGTTGGACAAGCGGTAGGCGCGTATTTTGGTTCTCATATGGTGGTCAAAGGTGGCAGTAAATTGATTCGACCTTTAATCGTACTCGTGTGCTTGGCGATGATCACCAAATACGTGATGGGATAA
- a CDS encoding histone deacetylase family protein: MLKIAYSDIFRYSVPDKHRFPMQKYTLIPERLLAEGTITADNFFAPARLSEDEILTTHTQGYWQQLKTQTLPRKEARAIGFEMTPTLVERGRYIAHATYECALYAQQYGVAMNVAGGTHHAFADHGEGFCVFNDVCIASNLLLNHGQVQKILVVDLDVHQGNGNASIMANESRVFVFSMHGAKNYPFRKQVSDLDIELDNDTGDEEYLRILKDTLPRLITEFAPDLIFYQSAVDVLATDKLGKLGLTIEGCKARDEYVLHQAKLADIPIAIVMGGGYSEDIEDVVEAHCNTFRLAQQIYFGQTAD; this comes from the coding sequence ATGCTAAAAATTGCTTATTCTGACATTTTTCGTTATTCCGTTCCGGACAAACACCGTTTTCCGATGCAAAAATATACGCTCATTCCTGAGCGTCTGTTGGCTGAGGGCACCATCACTGCCGATAATTTTTTTGCGCCTGCTCGGCTGAGTGAAGACGAGATTTTGACCACTCACACGCAAGGCTACTGGCAGCAGCTCAAAACCCAAACACTGCCACGAAAAGAGGCTCGAGCCATTGGTTTTGAGATGACACCAACGCTGGTAGAACGCGGCCGCTATATCGCCCATGCAACTTATGAATGTGCCTTGTATGCACAGCAATATGGCGTCGCGATGAATGTGGCGGGCGGCACACATCATGCATTTGCTGATCATGGTGAAGGATTTTGCGTATTCAATGACGTCTGTATTGCCAGCAATTTATTACTCAATCACGGACAGGTACAAAAGATTTTGGTGGTGGATTTGGATGTGCATCAAGGTAATGGCAACGCGAGTATCATGGCAAACGAGTCACGCGTTTTTGTCTTTAGTATGCATGGTGCCAAAAACTATCCGTTCCGTAAGCAGGTATCTGACTTAGATATTGAACTGGATAATGACACTGGTGATGAAGAGTATTTACGTATTTTAAAAGACACGCTACCGCGCTTGATCACTGAGTTTGCGCCAGACCTGATATTTTATCAATCTGCTGTCGATGTGCTCGCGACCGACAAACTCGGAAAACTGGGGTTAACGATAGAGGGATGTAAGGCACGTGATGAGTATGTGCTACATCAAGCAAAACTCGCTGACATTCCTATTGCCATTGTGATGGGCGGCGGCTATTCAGAAGACATCGAAGATGTGGTGGAAGCGCACTGTAATACGTTTCGTTTGGCGCAGCAGATTTACTTTGGGCAAACGGCTGATTAG